A window of the Pseudomonas furukawaii genome harbors these coding sequences:
- the cysT gene encoding sulfate ABC transporter permease subunit CysT → MSRRTSPVIPGFGLTLGYTLVYLSLLVLIPLGALFLKTFDLTWAQFWNIVSAPRVLAALKLSFGTALAAAVLNGIIGTLLAWVLVRYEFFGRKVIEAMVDLPFALPTAVAGIALTALYAPAGLVGQFATDLGFKIAYTPLGITLALTFVTLPFVVRTVQPVLADIPREVEEAAACLGAKPLQVFRHVLLPALLPAWLTGFALAFARGVGEYGSVIFIAGNMPMKTEILPLLIMVKLDQYDYAGATAIGVLMLVVSFLLLLLINLLQRRIETP, encoded by the coding sequence ATGTCCCGCCGAACGTCCCCGGTCATACCCGGCTTCGGGCTGACCCTGGGGTACACCCTGGTGTACCTCAGCCTGTTGGTGCTGATTCCCCTGGGCGCCCTGTTCCTCAAGACCTTCGACCTCACCTGGGCGCAGTTCTGGAACATCGTCAGCGCACCCCGCGTGCTCGCCGCGCTCAAGCTCAGCTTCGGCACCGCGCTCGCCGCCGCCGTGCTCAACGGCATCATCGGCACCCTGCTGGCCTGGGTGCTGGTGCGCTACGAGTTCTTCGGCCGCAAGGTCATCGAGGCCATGGTCGACCTGCCCTTCGCCCTGCCCACCGCGGTCGCCGGCATCGCCCTCACCGCGCTCTACGCGCCGGCCGGCCTGGTGGGCCAGTTCGCCACCGACCTCGGTTTCAAGATCGCCTATACCCCGCTGGGCATCACCCTGGCGCTGACCTTCGTCACCCTGCCCTTCGTGGTGCGCACGGTGCAGCCGGTGCTGGCCGACATCCCCCGCGAGGTGGAAGAGGCGGCTGCCTGCCTGGGCGCGAAGCCCCTGCAGGTGTTCCGCCACGTGCTGCTGCCGGCCCTGCTGCCCGCCTGGCTGACCGGCTTCGCCCTGGCCTTCGCCCGGGGCGTGGGCGAGTACGGCTCGGTGATCTTCATCGCCGGCAACATGCCGATGAAGACCGAGATCCTGCCGCTGCTGATCATGGTCAAGCTGGACCAGTACGACTACGCCGGCGCCACCGCCATCGGCGTGCTGATGCTGGTGGTGTCCTTCCTCCTGCTGCTGCTGATCAACCTGCTGCAACGCCGCATCGAGACCCCCTGA
- a CDS encoding sulfate ABC transporter substrate-binding protein — protein sequence MSIRRFALATLASALIAGPAAATELLNVSYDPTRELYQDYNAAFAKHWKAQGGDDVKVQQSHGGSGKQARAVIDGLRADVVTLALAGDIDELHKLGKLIPENWQARLPDNSTPYTSTIVFLVRKGNPKGIKDWGDLTKAGVEVITPNPKTSGGARWNFLAAWAWAKKTYGSDAKAQEYVKALYQQVPVLDTGARGSTITFVNNNIGDVLLAWENEAFLALKEQGGENFEIVAPSLSILAEPPVSVVDRNVDKKGTRKVAEAYLQYLYSEEGQRIAAKHFYRPRNEKVAAEFASQFPKLDLVTVDKDFNGWKEAQPRFFNDGGIFDQIYQAH from the coding sequence ATGTCGATTCGCCGTTTCGCCCTCGCCACCCTCGCCAGCGCCCTGATCGCCGGCCCGGCCGCCGCCACCGAACTGCTCAACGTGTCCTACGACCCGACCCGCGAGCTCTATCAGGATTACAACGCCGCCTTCGCCAAGCATTGGAAGGCCCAGGGCGGCGACGATGTGAAGGTCCAGCAATCCCACGGCGGCTCAGGCAAGCAGGCCCGCGCCGTGATCGACGGCCTGAGGGCCGACGTGGTGACCCTGGCGCTGGCCGGCGACATCGACGAATTGCACAAGCTCGGCAAGCTGATCCCCGAGAACTGGCAGGCCCGCCTGCCCGACAACAGCACCCCCTACACCTCGACCATCGTGTTCCTGGTGCGCAAGGGCAATCCCAAGGGCATCAAGGACTGGGGCGACCTGACCAAGGCGGGCGTGGAAGTGATCACCCCGAACCCCAAGACCTCCGGCGGCGCCCGCTGGAACTTCCTCGCCGCCTGGGCCTGGGCGAAAAAGACCTACGGTAGCGACGCCAAGGCCCAGGAATACGTGAAGGCGCTGTACCAGCAGGTACCGGTACTGGACACCGGCGCTCGCGGCTCCACCATCACCTTCGTCAACAACAACATCGGCGACGTGCTGCTGGCCTGGGAGAACGAAGCCTTCCTGGCCCTCAAGGAGCAGGGTGGCGAGAACTTCGAGATCGTCGCCCCGAGTCTCTCGATCCTCGCCGAGCCGCCGGTATCCGTGGTGGACAGGAACGTCGACAAGAAGGGGACCCGCAAGGTGGCCGAGGCCTACCTGCAGTACCTCTACAGCGAAGAAGGCCAGCGCATCGCGGCGAAGCACTTCTACCGCCCGCGCAACGAGAAGGTGGCGGCGGAGTTCGCCAGCCAGTTCCCGAAACTGGACCTGGTGACCGTGGACAAGGACTTCAACGGCTGGAAGGAGGCGCAACCCAGGTTCTTCAACGACGGCGGCATCTTCGACCAGATCTACCAAGCCCATTGA
- the oscA gene encoding sulfur starvation response protein OscA, producing the protein MSAPLRSLEGQDDAALLREIQNALHGLRFGSVEITLHNGQVVQIERKEKFRLQPPNNRTS; encoded by the coding sequence ATGAGCGCACCCCTTCGCAGCCTGGAAGGCCAGGACGATGCCGCCCTCCTGCGCGAAATCCAGAACGCCCTGCACGGCCTGCGTTTCGGTTCGGTGGAAATCACCCTGCATAACGGCCAGGTGGTGCAGATCGAGCGCAAGGAAAAATTCCGTCTGCAACCGCCGAACAACCGCACCAGCTGA
- the dibA gene encoding phosphodiesterase DibA: MRSKFNALRLVLTYFVLASLWVLFSDRVLLGLVGDRDLLAELQTVKGLAFVAVTSLLLFGLICLHLRSLRSYLDARRAHESSLRQAAAVFDATQEGVLVTDATRSIVHVNRAFARITGYEEAEVLGHDPRLFSSGRHSREFYNAMWHALDSRREWSGEVWNRRKDGEIYPLWQNIRAIHDEDGVLTHYVAVFSDISAIKRSQNELDFLAHHDPLTNLPNRLLFTERVEQVLERCRREHRNGAILLMDLDHFKHINESLGPSQGDLLLKMVGTRLQTLLEGGMTLARLGGDEFGLLWDNCPLADQAAALAERIRSALATPFRIGGHDLFISTSLGISLLPEEDDNVERVMRNADSALFKAKSAGRDSYAFYSQELTAQAQQRVEMVSALRVALERDQLRVHYQPIRRLADGRLIGFEALVRWEHPERGLVSPGEFLPVAEDSGLIGGIDVWVLERACRQIQQWLEQGHELDFVAVNLSCRLFRRTELEGQVARVLAATGLPPGYLELEITESAVMEDPDTAEALLSRLRQLGVRLAIDDFGTGYSSLQRLKRLPVHKLKIDQSFVRGLPADQNDIAIARAVTALGHSLGLAVLAEGIETADQATFLRDLGCEYGQGYLFSRPVPAEEVERLWSPV; the protein is encoded by the coding sequence ATGCGTTCCAAGTTCAACGCCCTCAGACTGGTACTCACCTATTTCGTCCTGGCCAGCCTCTGGGTGCTCTTCAGCGACCGCGTGCTGCTCGGCCTGGTGGGTGACCGCGATCTGCTGGCCGAACTGCAGACCGTCAAGGGGTTGGCCTTCGTCGCCGTCACCAGCCTGCTTCTGTTCGGCCTGATCTGCCTGCACCTGCGCAGCCTGCGCAGCTACCTGGATGCCCGTCGCGCCCACGAAAGCAGCCTGCGCCAGGCCGCCGCCGTGTTCGACGCCACCCAGGAAGGCGTGCTGGTCACCGACGCCACGCGCAGCATCGTCCACGTCAACCGTGCCTTCGCCCGCATCACCGGCTACGAGGAGGCCGAGGTGCTGGGCCATGATCCGCGCCTGTTCAGCTCCGGTCGCCATTCCCGGGAGTTCTACAATGCCATGTGGCACGCCCTGGACAGCCGCCGGGAATGGAGCGGCGAGGTCTGGAACCGACGCAAGGACGGCGAGATCTACCCGCTCTGGCAGAACATCCGCGCCATCCATGACGAGGACGGCGTGCTGACCCACTACGTCGCGGTGTTCTCCGACATCAGCGCCATCAAGCGCTCACAGAACGAACTGGACTTCCTCGCCCACCACGACCCCCTGACCAACCTGCCCAATCGCCTGCTGTTCACCGAGCGCGTGGAGCAGGTGCTGGAGCGCTGCCGCCGCGAGCATCGCAACGGCGCCATCCTGCTGATGGACCTGGACCACTTCAAGCACATCAACGAAAGCCTGGGCCCTTCCCAGGGCGACCTGCTGCTGAAAATGGTCGGGACTCGCCTGCAGACGCTGCTGGAAGGCGGTATGACCCTCGCGCGGCTCGGCGGCGACGAGTTCGGCCTGCTCTGGGACAACTGCCCCCTCGCCGACCAGGCCGCCGCGCTGGCCGAACGCATCCGCTCCGCACTGGCCACCCCCTTCCGCATCGGCGGCCACGACCTGTTCATCAGCACCAGCCTCGGGATCAGCCTGCTGCCGGAGGAGGACGACAATGTCGAGCGGGTGATGCGCAACGCCGACTCGGCACTGTTCAAGGCCAAGAGCGCCGGCCGCGACTCCTACGCCTTCTACAGCCAGGAGCTGACCGCCCAGGCCCAGCAGCGGGTGGAGATGGTCAGCGCCCTGCGCGTAGCCCTGGAGCGGGACCAATTGCGGGTCCACTACCAGCCCATCCGCCGCCTGGCCGATGGCCGGCTGATCGGCTTCGAAGCCCTGGTGCGCTGGGAGCATCCCGAACGCGGCCTGGTGTCGCCAGGCGAGTTCCTCCCGGTGGCCGAGGACAGCGGCCTGATCGGCGGCATCGATGTCTGGGTGCTGGAGCGCGCCTGCCGGCAGATCCAGCAGTGGCTGGAGCAGGGCCATGAACTGGATTTCGTCGCGGTGAACCTGTCCTGCCGGCTGTTCCGCCGCACCGAACTGGAAGGCCAGGTGGCCCGGGTGCTGGCCGCCACTGGCCTGCCGCCGGGCTACCTGGAACTGGAGATCACCGAGAGCGCGGTGATGGAAGACCCGGACACGGCCGAGGCGCTCCTTTCCCGATTGCGTCAGTTGGGCGTGCGGCTGGCCATCGACGATTTCGGTACCGGCTACTCCTCGCTGCAGCGCCTCAAGCGTCTGCCGGTGCACAAGCTGAAGATCGACCAGAGCTTCGTCCGTGGACTTCCCGCCGACCAGAACGACATCGCCATCGCCCGGGCCGTCACCGCCCTGGGCCACAGCCTGGGACTCGCCGTGCTTGCCGAGGGCATCGAAACGGCCGACCAGGCCACCTTCCTCCGGGACCTGGGCTGCGAGTACGGGCAGGGCTACCTGTTCAGCCGCCCCGTCCCGGCAGAAGAGGTTGAGCGGCTCTGGTCCCCGGTCTGA
- the desA gene encoding delta-9 fatty acid desaturase DesA, with protein MWYNGILDLSLWQLVAVTLVLTHITIVSVTVYLHRYSAHRSLELHPALKHFFRLWLWLTTAMNTREWTAIHRKHHAKCETVDDPHSPVVKGLWTVLRQGAELYQAEAKNEETLRIYGKNCPDDWLERNVYGRYPIGGVTLMALIDLALFGAAGITIWAVQMMWIPVWAAGVINGLGHAIGYRNFECRDAATNLVPWGILIGGEELHNNHHTYPNSAKLSVKSWEFDMGWAWIRLFSLLGLAKVQRVAPIAHRVEGKGSLDMDTAMAILNNRFQIMAQYRKLVISPLVKQELAKADESVRHLFRRAKRLLSRETSLLDESHQARIAAMLEQSQALKVIYEKRLALQQIWVKTSANGHEMLAAMKEWIHEAETSGIQSLRDFAEQLKTYSLRPATA; from the coding sequence ATGTGGTACAACGGAATTCTCGACCTGTCGCTGTGGCAGTTGGTGGCGGTCACCCTGGTGCTGACCCATATCACCATCGTCAGCGTCACCGTCTATCTGCATCGCTATTCCGCCCATCGTTCCCTTGAGCTGCATCCCGCGCTCAAGCATTTCTTCCGCCTCTGGCTGTGGCTCACCACTGCCATGAACACCCGTGAGTGGACCGCCATCCACCGCAAGCACCACGCCAAATGCGAGACCGTCGACGACCCCCACAGCCCGGTGGTGAAGGGGCTCTGGACCGTGCTGCGCCAGGGGGCCGAGCTCTACCAGGCGGAGGCGAAGAACGAGGAAACCCTGCGCATCTACGGCAAGAACTGCCCGGACGACTGGCTGGAGCGCAATGTCTACGGCCGCTATCCCATCGGCGGCGTGACCCTGATGGCATTGATCGACCTCGCCCTGTTCGGCGCTGCCGGCATCACCATCTGGGCCGTGCAGATGATGTGGATCCCGGTCTGGGCCGCCGGCGTCATCAATGGCCTGGGCCACGCCATCGGCTATCGCAACTTCGAGTGCCGCGACGCCGCCACCAACCTGGTGCCCTGGGGCATCCTCATCGGTGGCGAGGAACTGCACAACAACCATCACACCTACCCCAACTCCGCCAAGCTCTCGGTGAAGTCGTGGGAGTTCGACATGGGCTGGGCCTGGATACGCCTGTTCAGCCTGCTGGGCCTGGCCAAGGTGCAGCGTGTCGCGCCCATCGCCCACCGTGTGGAAGGCAAGGGCAGCCTGGACATGGACACCGCCATGGCCATCCTCAACAACCGCTTCCAGATCATGGCGCAGTACCGAAAGCTGGTGATCAGCCCGCTGGTGAAGCAGGAACTGGCCAAGGCCGACGAGTCGGTGCGCCACCTGTTCCGCCGCGCCAAGCGCCTGCTCTCCCGCGAGACGAGCCTGCTGGACGAGAGCCACCAGGCGCGCATCGCCGCCATGCTGGAGCAGAGCCAGGCACTCAAGGTGATCTATGAGAAGCGCCTCGCGCTGCAGCAGATCTGGGTCAAGACCAGTGCCAATGGCCACGAGATGCTGGCGGCCATGAAGGAATGGATCCACGAGGCCGAAACCAGCGGCATCCAGTCCCTCCGGGACTTCGCCGAGCAGCTCAAGACCTATTCCCTGCGTCCGGCCACTGCCTGA
- a CDS encoding LysR family transcriptional regulator: protein MDTLHCMRVFVRVIDTGSFTAAAQAMDLSTAQVSRLVSELEQQLQARLLHRTTRRLALTEVGERYLQRCRQILGEVDEAAAEARGAHLKPHGRLRVHTMTGLGLQHLTHLVARYTERYPEVVVELTLSQRTPDLLEDGHDVIITFARELPDSQMVAQVLGSMFSVLCAAPDYLKKRGVPMEPADLRQHRYLRLLDPLYHDNWLFDGEDSEFDVLPAESFQVNVAESLAKAAQAGMGVCLLPSFVACPPVRDGKLLRLLPEYRLRERSIYAVYPSRRFLDAKIKTWVEFLKAELPPLLAQDEALLEDPKHWAINSKLLRQQK from the coding sequence ATGGACACGCTCCACTGCATGCGGGTTTTCGTGCGGGTCATCGACACCGGCAGCTTCACTGCCGCCGCCCAGGCCATGGATCTGTCCACCGCCCAGGTCTCGCGGCTGGTGTCGGAGCTGGAGCAGCAGCTCCAGGCTCGCCTGCTCCACCGCACCACCCGCCGCCTGGCCCTGACGGAAGTGGGCGAGCGCTACCTGCAGCGCTGCCGACAGATCCTCGGTGAAGTGGATGAGGCCGCCGCCGAAGCCCGGGGCGCCCACCTCAAGCCCCACGGCCGCCTGCGTGTGCACACCATGACCGGGCTCGGCCTGCAGCACCTGACGCACCTGGTGGCGCGCTACACCGAACGCTATCCCGAAGTGGTGGTGGAGCTCACGCTGTCCCAACGCACGCCGGACCTGCTGGAGGACGGCCATGACGTGATCATCACCTTCGCCCGCGAACTGCCCGACTCGCAGATGGTGGCCCAGGTGCTGGGCTCCATGTTCAGCGTGCTGTGCGCCGCCCCCGACTACCTGAAGAAGCGGGGCGTACCCATGGAGCCGGCGGATCTGCGCCAGCACCGGTACCTGCGCCTGCTGGACCCGCTTTACCACGACAACTGGTTGTTCGATGGAGAGGACAGCGAGTTCGACGTGCTGCCGGCGGAAAGCTTCCAGGTGAACGTCGCCGAATCCCTCGCCAAGGCCGCCCAGGCCGGCATGGGCGTCTGCCTGCTACCCTCGTTCGTCGCCTGCCCCCCGGTGCGCGATGGCAAGCTGCTGCGGCTCCTGCCGGAATACCGCCTGCGCGAGCGCAGCATCTATGCGGTCTACCCATCGCGGCGTTTCCTCGATGCCAAGATCAAGACCTGGGTGGAATTCCTCAAGGCCGAATTGCCGCCGCTGCTTGCCCAGGACGAGGCCTTGCTGGAGGACCCGAAGCACTGGGCGATCAACTCGAAATTGTTGCGCCAGCAGAAATAG
- a CDS encoding HlyD family secretion protein: MTPDQKFARRVQVAIVLFVLLFAYFLAADLWMPITPQAQLTRPVLRVAPRVEGQVLEVAVRNNQHVDAGQLLFRLDPEPFRLAVRAAELALEQARQDNRQLDAAIAAARAELAAAQATASELQRQCARLARLVRSQHVSRQLFEQTEARRQAAQAGVAAAGARVRELLVQRGAEGDDNLRLRQARNALERARLQQDFSEVRAERAGTLSNLQLSAGAYLAAGSPVAALVADEADISADFREKALRYVSLEDGASVVFDALPGQVFAARVSAIDAGVKEGQLDANGDLAAPTISDRWVRDAQRQRLHVQLTEALPRVLPSGAKATVQLYPRDSGLADLFGRLQITVISLLHYLY; the protein is encoded by the coding sequence ATGACTCCGGATCAGAAATTCGCCCGCCGGGTCCAGGTGGCCATCGTCCTGTTCGTCCTGCTGTTCGCCTACTTCCTCGCGGCGGATCTCTGGATGCCCATCACGCCCCAGGCGCAGCTGACCCGTCCCGTCCTGCGCGTCGCCCCCAGGGTGGAGGGCCAGGTGCTTGAGGTGGCCGTCCGCAACAACCAGCACGTCGACGCCGGACAGCTGCTGTTCCGCCTGGACCCCGAGCCCTTCCGCCTGGCCGTGCGCGCCGCCGAGCTGGCGCTCGAGCAGGCCCGGCAGGATAACCGCCAGCTGGATGCGGCCATCGCCGCCGCCCGTGCCGAACTGGCCGCCGCCCAGGCCACCGCCAGCGAGTTGCAGCGCCAGTGCGCAAGGCTGGCGCGCCTGGTGCGGAGCCAGCACGTTTCCCGCCAGCTCTTCGAACAGACCGAAGCCCGGCGCCAGGCGGCGCAGGCCGGGGTGGCGGCGGCCGGCGCGCGAGTCCGCGAGCTGCTGGTCCAGCGGGGCGCCGAGGGGGACGACAACCTGCGTCTGCGCCAGGCCCGCAATGCCCTGGAGCGGGCCCGCCTGCAGCAGGACTTCAGCGAAGTGCGGGCCGAGCGCGCCGGTACCTTGAGCAACCTGCAACTGTCCGCTGGCGCCTACCTGGCCGCGGGCAGTCCGGTGGCGGCCCTGGTGGCGGACGAGGCGGACATCAGCGCCGACTTCCGCGAGAAGGCGCTGCGCTACGTGAGCCTGGAAGACGGCGCCTCCGTGGTGTTCGACGCCTTGCCCGGGCAGGTGTTCGCCGCCCGCGTGAGTGCCATCGATGCCGGCGTCAAGGAGGGTCAGCTGGATGCCAATGGCGACTTGGCCGCGCCGACCATCTCCGACCGCTGGGTGCGCGATGCCCAGCGCCAGCGCCTCCACGTGCAGCTCACCGAGGCGCTGCCCCGCGTCCTGCCCAGTGGCGCCAAGGCGACGGTGCAGCTCTATCCGCGCGACTCGGGCCTGGCCGATCTTTTCGGCCGGCTGCA